A region from the Mucilaginibacter sp. CSA2-8R genome encodes:
- a CDS encoding PAS domain-containing protein, producing the protein MDSFTNENFSFSHESLQRDFELLTKAVDASISGIIISDNQQPDNPIIYCNAAFEKMTGYVRNEIIGRNCRFLQKDDRNQKERKILKNAIAEGKDSVVEIRNYTKSGVLFWNELYLSPIKDEQGNITYFIGVQHDITQRKKAQQDLLQEQESLERKVEERTRVIRESEEYLSSIYQTVRESLIVLNPEFKVLSVNEHFLRTFKVSTSETEGELLYDLGNGQWDIPKLKELLEQILPTNNPVENFEVEHNFPQIGRKTMLVNAHRIELEGQYKDRILIAIEDITERRDIERRKDDFLSIASHELKTPLTTIKGYVQMMERFMPDAADDKFKNIVKKTSTYVERLNLLIGELLDVSRIQNGKIELHKEPFDFDRMLHDTVEGMQAANKEFDIEIKGTSVNNYVGDELQLVQVINNLLSNAIKYSPNAHKIIVYASLVSDFLKVSVTDYGMGISIEDQKNIFERFYRVGDIQQHFPGMGIGLYVCEQVIKKHGGTIWVESEKGKGSTFSFTLPLNERKNDE; encoded by the coding sequence TTGGACAGCTTTACTAACGAAAACTTTTCTTTTTCTCACGAAAGTCTACAGCGCGATTTTGAGCTACTTACTAAAGCGGTAGATGCAAGTATATCGGGTATTATTATTTCAGATAATCAACAGCCCGATAACCCTATCATTTATTGTAATGCTGCATTCGAAAAGATGACCGGTTATGTGCGTAACGAGATTATTGGTCGTAATTGTCGTTTTTTGCAAAAAGATGACCGTAATCAAAAAGAGCGGAAAATATTAAAAAATGCCATTGCCGAAGGCAAGGATAGCGTAGTAGAGATCAGGAATTATACCAAGAGTGGTGTTTTATTTTGGAACGAACTGTACTTATCACCCATTAAAGATGAGCAAGGTAACATTACCTATTTTATTGGCGTGCAGCACGATATTACTCAACGTAAAAAAGCGCAGCAGGACTTACTACAAGAACAGGAGAGCTTAGAGCGCAAAGTAGAGGAGCGTACAAGGGTCATTAGGGAAAGTGAAGAATACTTGTCGAGCATATATCAAACCGTACGAGAAAGCCTGATTGTTTTAAATCCGGAATTTAAGGTATTGAGCGTAAACGAGCATTTTTTACGCACTTTCAAGGTATCAACATCAGAAACCGAAGGTGAGCTATTGTATGATTTAGGTAACGGACAATGGGATATTCCCAAGCTTAAAGAGTTGTTAGAGCAAATTTTACCTACCAATAATCCGGTCGAAAATTTTGAAGTAGAACATAATTTTCCGCAGATTGGCCGTAAAACTATGCTGGTTAACGCTCATCGTATCGAGCTGGAAGGGCAGTATAAAGACAGGATATTAATTGCCATTGAGGATATAACCGAGCGGCGGGATATTGAACGCCGTAAAGATGATTTTTTATCTATTGCCAGTCATGAACTTAAAACACCGCTAACTACCATTAAAGGCTATGTGCAGATGATGGAGCGGTTTATGCCTGATGCAGCCGACGATAAGTTTAAAAACATTGTTAAAAAAACCAGCACTTATGTAGAGCGTTTAAACTTGCTCATCGGTGAATTACTGGATGTATCGCGTATACAAAACGGAAAAATTGAATTACATAAAGAGCCTTTTGATTTTGACAGGATGCTGCATGATACTGTTGAAGGTATGCAGGCTGCCAATAAAGAATTTGATATTGAAATAAAGGGCACCTCCGTAAATAACTATGTTGGAGACGAATTGCAACTGGTACAGGTAATTAATAATCTGTTATCAAACGCTATTAAGTACTCGCCCAATGCGCATAAAATTATAGTGTATGCTTCGCTGGTAAGCGATTTTTTAAAAGTATCAGTAACTGACTACGGCATGGGCATCAGCATTGAAGATCAAAAAAATATATTTGAGCGTTTTTATCGCGTAGGCGATATTCAGCAACATTTCCCGGGTATGGGTATCGGTTTATATGTATGTGAACAGGTAATTAAAAAACATGGCGGTACCATTTGGGTAGAGAGTGAAAAAGGAAAAGGCTCAACTTTTAGTTTCACACTTCCGTTAAACGAAAGGAAGAATGATGAATAA
- a CDS encoding zinc dependent phospholipase C family protein, with translation MFSIKNILSALFAVVVMMLVPLRGQSFSILAHEAIIDAEWDLTLKKILLKKYPDATLDDLIKAHSYAYGGSLVLDIGYMPGGNAYFTDLMHYVRSGDFITNLLHEEHSLNEYAFALGALSHYIADQYGHSMATNVTVPELYPKLKAKFGNVVTYDEDHLSHSRMEFAYDVVQVGRSNYASVAYHDFIGFNIAKEPLQRAFLKTYGQDLSSLFKNFESSVSIMRWGVKNLFPAMTRQAWKSKRDEIVKVNTKATKRTFRYKMSSRMYRTEFGSDGSSKPDFKARALAFLIRILPKIGPLKTLKFVYPGQQGEKRFVSVFDTIIRKYGTALQTWDQQGLLLTDINLDTGHPQKFGEYKLSDKSYCELLCKLQKEQFMYMDKELQQHLITHFEDAEGLHQLFKDHPEDIAGVQQAIAQLRTFNVQENKIKNTTGSSATD, from the coding sequence ATGTTCTCTATTAAAAATATTTTGTCTGCATTGTTTGCTGTTGTAGTGATGATGCTTGTGCCGCTGCGTGGGCAGAGTTTTTCTATATTAGCTCATGAAGCTATTATTGATGCCGAGTGGGATTTAACACTAAAAAAGATACTTCTTAAAAAATACCCCGATGCCACGCTGGATGACCTGATTAAGGCGCACTCATACGCCTATGGCGGCAGTCTGGTGCTTGATATTGGTTACATGCCCGGTGGTAATGCCTACTTTACCGATTTGATGCATTACGTACGTAGCGGCGATTTTATTACTAACCTGCTTCACGAAGAACATAGCCTCAATGAGTACGCTTTTGCCTTGGGTGCCTTGTCGCATTACATAGCCGACCAGTACGGCCATAGCATGGCTACCAACGTTACCGTGCCCGAACTATATCCTAAGCTAAAAGCTAAATTTGGCAATGTAGTTACATATGACGAAGACCACCTATCGCACAGCCGGATGGAATTTGCTTATGACGTAGTGCAGGTAGGCCGCAGTAATTATGCCTCGGTTGCCTATCATGATTTTATTGGGTTTAATATTGCTAAAGAGCCGCTGCAACGGGCGTTTTTAAAAACTTACGGGCAGGATTTAAGCTCACTGTTTAAAAATTTTGAGTCGAGCGTATCTATTATGCGCTGGGGAGTGAAAAACCTGTTCCCTGCCATGACCAGGCAGGCCTGGAAATCTAAGAGAGATGAAATTGTTAAAGTAAATACTAAAGCCACCAAACGCACTTTTAGATACAAAATGAGCAGCCGCATGTACCGGACCGAGTTTGGCAGCGACGGTAGTTCCAAACCCGATTTCAAAGCCCGCGCTTTAGCTTTTTTAATCCGGATCTTACCCAAAATTGGGCCTTTAAAAACGTTGAAATTTGTTTATCCCGGCCAGCAGGGCGAAAAACGCTTTGTAAGTGTTTTTGATACCATTATTCGAAAATACGGTACAGCTCTGCAAACCTGGGATCAGCAAGGATTGCTTTTAACCGATATTAATTTAGATACCGGCCACCCGCAAAAGTTTGGTGAATATAAGCTCTCTGATAAAAGTTACTGCGAGCTGTTGTGTAAACTACAAAAAGAGCAATTTATGTACATGGACAAAGAGTTGCAGCAACACCTGATTACTCATTTTGAAGATGCCGAAGGGCTGCATCAATTATTTAAAGATCATCCCGAAGATATAGCCGGAGTGCAGCAAGCCATAGCGCAATTAAGAACTTTTAATGTGCAGGAGAATAAAATTAAAAACACGACCGGTTCATCAGCGACTGATTAA
- a CDS encoding PA2169 family four-helix-bundle protein: MESTTKATEVISDLIEINNDRADGFTRALKDLGDGDFDLKTLFEQYSTQSREFAQELTALGVQHGADTDTGNSASGTLHRAWIEVKALFSGHDRKAVLQECERGEDAIKKAYREALMPESELSSEAIQLLTRQSQAINESHDRIKALRDSAE; the protein is encoded by the coding sequence ATGGAATCTACCACAAAAGCAACAGAAGTAATAAGTGATTTAATTGAAATCAATAACGACCGTGCTGACGGTTTTACACGCGCTTTAAAAGATTTAGGCGATGGCGATTTTGATTTAAAAACATTATTTGAGCAATACAGCACTCAAAGCCGTGAGTTTGCACAAGAATTAACTGCATTAGGCGTACAACATGGTGCCGATACTGATACAGGTAACAGCGCATCAGGTACATTACACCGCGCCTGGATCGAAGTAAAAGCATTGTTTTCAGGTCATGACCGTAAAGCAGTTTTACAAGAGTGTGAGCGCGGCGAAGATGCCATTAAAAAAGCATACCGCGAAGCGTTGATGCCAGAGAGCGAATTGTCATCAGAAGCTATCCAACTGCTTACCCGCCAGTCACAGGCAATCAATGAGTCGCATGATCGCATTAAGGCATTACGCGATAGTGCAGAGTAA
- a CDS encoding DUF3857 domain-containing protein: MQKNLTLLLLALFSWAMSLAQTQKIVSNAPTYGKIDIADLELKTCDFEKDANAMVLSDKAELYYDDNLNIVVERHKRVKIFSDAGKKQADIRIEYYGGNRYEFITGLQGEIFNLVNGKIETTKLDKKQIFTENVDKSRMAMVFSFPNVKAGSVIEYKYKQTINSMSYLPEWYFQSTVPIRYSELITSIPEWFYFTLQQRNGQPFTKFNRSIESRSISNGSNTPLIFSQNVTQYVMANVPSVVHEPFMSSEIDNMQGLYFHLTSFMPPAGFTRNFSDTWAKVGGTLADDEDFGSQLKRKLLGESAIIDKAKTLKTDNEKIAYVFNEVKNAMKWNSIDRWYTNDGTVKAWEKKIGNSTEVNLILYHLLKQSGVKAYPMVVSTREHGMVNPAYSFLYQFNRAVVYIPVDSTKRYILDATGKYNCYQETPANLLGSYGLCIDKENKTYDLIHLTRATPVKQVVLVNAQISPDGKMDGTASISSYSYDRFNRVENYKTNGEKKYIDYLRDNNNTLSISSLKLDNMEVDTLPLNQNITFKQELTGSDKDYIYFSPNLFSSFKANPFLSENRVSNIDFGHTRFYNITGLYKVPEGYKADALPQNISLVMPDKSITCRRTVAANDGTIVVRYIINYEKPLYFKDSYPDLREFYKRMYEMLNEQVVLKKS; the protein is encoded by the coding sequence ATGCAAAAAAACCTTACCTTGCTGCTTTTAGCACTCTTTTCGTGGGCAATGTCCTTGGCCCAAACACAAAAAATCGTTTCTAATGCACCTACTTACGGTAAAATTGACATTGCCGATCTGGAATTAAAAACCTGCGACTTTGAAAAAGATGCCAATGCTATGGTACTATCAGACAAGGCCGAACTTTATTACGATGATAATTTAAATATCGTTGTTGAGCGGCATAAGCGCGTCAAAATTTTTTCGGATGCCGGAAAAAAACAGGCAGACATTAGGATAGAGTATTACGGCGGCAACCGCTACGAATTTATTACCGGATTACAGGGCGAGATATTTAACCTTGTAAACGGAAAAATTGAAACAACCAAGCTGGACAAGAAGCAGATTTTTACGGAAAACGTAGATAAAAGCCGGATGGCTATGGTGTTTTCATTCCCGAACGTAAAAGCCGGATCAGTTATAGAGTACAAATACAAGCAAACCATCAACTCGATGAGCTATTTGCCCGAATGGTATTTCCAGTCAACTGTACCTATCCGTTACAGCGAACTAATTACCAGTATACCTGAGTGGTTCTATTTTACCCTACAGCAGCGTAACGGACAGCCGTTTACTAAATTTAACCGCAGTATTGAGTCGCGTTCCATTAGTAATGGATCGAACACGCCTCTAATTTTTTCGCAAAACGTCACTCAATACGTAATGGCCAATGTGCCATCGGTGGTACATGAGCCTTTCATGTCATCGGAGATTGATAATATGCAGGGCCTGTATTTTCATTTAACCTCATTTATGCCGCCGGCAGGCTTTACCCGTAATTTTTCAGACACCTGGGCTAAAGTAGGTGGCACTTTAGCTGACGACGAAGATTTTGGCTCTCAGTTAAAACGCAAGCTTCTTGGCGAAAGCGCCATCATTGACAAAGCCAAAACCTTAAAAACAGACAATGAAAAAATTGCCTATGTTTTTAACGAAGTAAAAAACGCCATGAAATGGAACAGTATTGACCGCTGGTACACTAACGATGGTACTGTTAAAGCCTGGGAAAAAAAGATAGGCAACTCCACCGAGGTTAATTTGATTTTATATCACTTACTAAAACAATCGGGAGTTAAAGCTTACCCGATGGTGGTAAGCACCCGCGAGCATGGTATGGTAAACCCAGCCTACTCGTTTTTATACCAGTTTAACCGTGCTGTAGTGTATATACCTGTTGACAGCACCAAGCGTTACATTCTTGATGCTACCGGTAAATACAACTGTTACCAGGAAACTCCAGCCAACCTGCTTGGATCTTACGGTTTATGTATTGATAAAGAAAATAAAACTTACGATCTGATACATCTTACACGTGCTACACCGGTAAAACAAGTAGTACTGGTAAATGCACAAATTTCGCCGGATGGTAAAATGGACGGCACGGCCAGCATCAGCAGCTACAGCTATGACCGCTTTAACCGTGTTGAAAATTATAAAACCAACGGCGAGAAAAAATATATTGATTACCTGCGCGATAACAACAATACTTTGAGTATAAGCTCTCTTAAGCTCGACAATATGGAGGTGGATACACTGCCTTTAAATCAAAACATCACCTTTAAACAGGAGCTAACCGGCTCAGATAAAGATTATATTTATTTTAGCCCTAACCTGTTTTCTTCTTTCAAAGCCAATCCGTTTTTGAGCGAAAACCGCGTGAGTAATATTGATTTTGGCCATACCCGCTTTTATAATATAACCGGTTTATATAAAGTACCGGAAGGTTATAAGGCCGATGCGCTGCCTCAAAACATAAGCCTCGTAATGCCCGACAAAAGCATTACCTGCCGCAGAACGGTAGCTGCAAATGATGGTACCATAGTAGTAAGGTACATTATCAATTATGAGAAACCTTTGTATTTCAAAGATAGCTACCCCGACCTGCGGGAGTTTTATAAGCGCATGTACGAGATGTTAAACGAGCAGGTGGTACTTAAAAAGTCGTAA
- a CDS encoding DUF3857 and transglutaminase domain-containing protein has translation MFIKQVKTACLWLVVLTANTFVLNAQDKSIPKELYLAATLPDSLKQDANAVIRYANTEVIVSAPGRLVKKHHSLVTILNEKGDKYAQLVQSYDKHFSSIGTMQLLAYGADGKLIKKYTKSDAYDQSAADGISIITDYRIASLQHRIASYPSTIELIYETTMNSYLDLFEWNVQPLETAVQQATYKFVINPQVGFRYKNKNTRLQPQKQSDGKNDIYTWQVSNLKAQTPEEDVPGWAVTPRIAFAANKFEYSGLPGDISNWQNYGQWQLALNTDVCSLSPQREQEIRQMTSGLKTDQEKARFLYNYVQQNMRYVSIQLGIGGLKPFAAGFVDQKKYGDCKALTNYMYALLKAVGIRSHYAMVNAGTNEEPADLDFPADPFNHVILCIPFKNDTTWLECTSSTQPYGKLGAFTENRNALLVTEQGGKLVNTPKSTTADNQFNSLVQVKLDADGGAIASVKIKSSGEYRDLFVGGLPSISQDKQKEYLIRSLNFKQPSVFEVKLGADSAGIKEVNFDLEYDTFAEVSAGNKKFYRPRVFDLWQLTLPALDKRRNDFYFDHPMQKSCTTVINLPEGFEAESVPENVSLKFSYGTYEASYAYDTAKNQVTSKVTFKLNKQVVPAGKYTEMQQYMDNIARVQNKKLVIHRKA, from the coding sequence ATGTTTATTAAGCAAGTTAAAACTGCGTGTTTGTGGTTGGTAGTATTAACCGCAAACACCTTTGTGTTAAACGCTCAGGATAAAAGTATCCCCAAGGAGCTTTATCTGGCAGCAACTCTACCCGATTCATTGAAGCAGGATGCCAATGCCGTTATAAGATATGCCAATACCGAAGTAATAGTTAGTGCACCAGGCCGGCTGGTTAAAAAGCATCACAGCTTGGTAACCATACTTAACGAAAAAGGTGACAAATATGCGCAGCTTGTACAAAGCTACGACAAGCATTTTAGCAGCATTGGCACGATGCAGTTGCTGGCTTATGGTGCTGATGGCAAGCTGATAAAAAAATACACCAAAAGCGATGCTTACGACCAGTCTGCTGCAGATGGAATTTCCATTATTACCGACTATCGTATAGCATCCTTGCAGCATCGTATTGCCAGCTACCCGTCAACCATAGAGCTGATTTACGAAACTACCATGAATAGTTACCTTGACTTATTTGAGTGGAACGTTCAGCCGCTCGAAACAGCGGTACAGCAGGCAACCTATAAGTTTGTAATTAACCCTCAGGTTGGTTTCAGGTATAAAAATAAAAACACACGTTTGCAGCCTCAAAAGCAGTCGGACGGTAAAAATGATATTTACACCTGGCAGGTGAGTAATTTAAAGGCACAAACTCCCGAAGAAGACGTTCCTGGCTGGGCCGTTACTCCACGCATTGCTTTTGCCGCCAATAAATTTGAGTACAGTGGCCTGCCCGGCGATATTAGTAATTGGCAAAACTACGGACAATGGCAGCTGGCGCTTAACACCGATGTTTGTTCTTTAAGTCCGCAGCGAGAGCAAGAAATTAGACAGATGACTTCCGGTTTAAAAACCGACCAGGAAAAGGCCCGGTTTTTATACAATTATGTGCAGCAAAATATGCGTTATGTAAGCATACAATTGGGTATTGGCGGTTTAAAGCCTTTTGCTGCCGGTTTTGTAGATCAGAAAAAGTATGGCGACTGTAAGGCATTAACCAATTATATGTATGCACTACTAAAAGCAGTTGGCATACGTTCGCACTATGCTATGGTAAATGCGGGTACTAATGAAGAGCCTGCTGATTTGGACTTTCCTGCCGATCCGTTTAATCACGTAATTTTATGCATACCCTTTAAAAACGACACGACGTGGCTGGAGTGCACCAGCTCTACGCAGCCTTATGGCAAACTTGGTGCGTTTACCGAAAACCGTAATGCCCTACTGGTTACCGAACAAGGTGGCAAATTGGTTAATACGCCGAAGAGTACTACGGCCGACAACCAATTTAATAGCCTGGTGCAGGTTAAATTAGATGCAGATGGCGGTGCTATTGCCAGCGTTAAAATCAAAAGCTCGGGAGAGTATCGTGATTTGTTTGTAGGTGGGTTACCATCCATCAGTCAGGATAAACAAAAAGAATACCTTATCAGATCGCTCAACTTTAAGCAGCCCTCCGTTTTTGAGGTAAAGTTAGGAGCCGACAGTGCTGGCATTAAAGAAGTAAACTTTGACCTGGAGTACGACACTTTTGCAGAGGTATCTGCCGGTAACAAAAAGTTTTACCGCCCGCGGGTATTTGACTTATGGCAATTAACCCTGCCTGCGTTAGATAAACGCCGCAACGATTTTTATTTTGATCACCCAATGCAAAAGTCTTGTACCACCGTAATTAATTTACCCGAAGGGTTTGAAGCCGAGTCGGTACCGGAGAATGTGAGCCTTAAATTTAGTTATGGCACTTACGAGGCTTCTTATGCTTACGATACAGCCAAAAATCAGGTAACCAGTAAGGTAACTTTTAAATTAAACAAGCAAGTTGTTCCGGCTGGTAAGTATACCGAGATGCAGCAGTATATGGACAATATTGCACGGGTACAAAACAAAAAACTGGTCATACATCGTAAAGCCTAA
- a CDS encoding CsbD family protein — MDKLELKGGWNELKGKIKQAYGDLTEDDLTHEEGKDDEMLGKLQQKTGKSRDELVKWINSL, encoded by the coding sequence ATGGATAAGCTGGAATTAAAGGGAGGCTGGAACGAGCTTAAAGGCAAAATTAAACAAGCCTATGGCGACCTCACCGAAGATGATTTAACTCACGAAGAAGGCAAAGACGACGAAATGCTGGGTAAGCTACAGCAAAAAACGGGTAAGAGCCGCGATGAGTTAGTAAAGTGGATTAATAGTTTATAA
- a CDS encoding NAD(P)/FAD-dependent oxidoreductase: MPINQPDYDAVIVGSGPNGLAAAILLQQQGLRVLIIEGKESIGGGLRTAELTLPGFKHDICSAIHPLGANSPFLTKLPLAQFGLEYIYPDVAAAHPLDDGTAAMLTHSVNDTARHLGVDEQAYLKLVQPLIKSWNAIAPDVLGPLHWPKHPLAMAQFGAKALLPATALAKLFAGTPARALIAGMAAHAIQPLGNLTTAAIALVLLAQGHIKGWPLPKGGSQQIANAMAGYFKSIGGKIETRIFISNMSQLPSAHAVLFDVTPRQLLQIAGHRFSWVYKKQLARYRYGMGVFKIDWALNEPVPFTAPECRRAGTLHLGGSFEQIASSELSTSKGNHPEQPYVLFAQQSLFDNSRAPKGKHTAWAYCHVPHGSEKDMTHIIESQVERFAPGFKQCIIARSTMNTRQMEEYNPNYMGGDINGGQLDIAQLFTRPALRWSPYRTSAKGVYICSSSTPPGGGVHGMCGYYAAKRALKEVFGIRINTLN, encoded by the coding sequence ATGCCCATTAACCAACCAGATTATGATGCTGTAATAGTAGGTTCGGGCCCTAACGGGCTTGCTGCTGCCATACTTTTGCAACAGCAAGGGTTGCGGGTGCTTATTATAGAAGGTAAAGAGAGTATTGGTGGTGGCTTACGTACAGCCGAACTAACATTACCCGGTTTTAAGCATGACATTTGTTCGGCAATTCATCCCTTAGGAGCCAACTCTCCATTCTTAACAAAGCTACCTTTAGCGCAATTTGGCCTGGAGTATATTTATCCTGATGTAGCAGCCGCACATCCGTTAGATGACGGTACTGCTGCCATGCTTACCCATTCGGTAAATGATACCGCCCGACATCTGGGTGTTGATGAGCAGGCTTACTTAAAGTTGGTGCAGCCCCTAATAAAATCATGGAATGCTATTGCACCTGATGTATTGGGGCCATTACATTGGCCCAAACATCCGCTGGCTATGGCACAGTTTGGCGCTAAGGCATTGCTGCCGGCTACTGCTTTGGCTAAATTGTTTGCCGGTACGCCTGCCCGGGCTCTTATTGCAGGTATGGCGGCACATGCCATACAGCCTTTAGGTAATTTAACCACAGCTGCCATAGCTTTGGTGTTGTTGGCGCAAGGGCATATTAAAGGCTGGCCATTGCCTAAAGGCGGTTCACAGCAAATAGCCAATGCAATGGCAGGCTACTTTAAATCAATAGGCGGCAAAATTGAAACCAGAATATTTATCAGCAATATGAGCCAGTTGCCTTCGGCGCATGCTGTATTGTTTGATGTTACGCCGCGGCAATTACTACAGATTGCCGGTCACCGGTTTTCGTGGGTGTATAAAAAACAATTGGCTCGTTACCGGTACGGCATGGGCGTGTTTAAAATAGATTGGGCGCTTAATGAGCCTGTGCCTTTTACCGCCCCGGAATGCCGGCGCGCCGGCACCTTGCATTTGGGCGGTAGTTTTGAGCAGATAGCATCGTCAGAATTAAGTACGTCTAAAGGCAACCATCCGGAGCAGCCGTACGTATTATTTGCACAGCAAAGTTTGTTTGATAATAGCCGGGCACCTAAAGGTAAGCATACGGCCTGGGCTTATTGCCACGTACCACATGGATCTGAAAAAGATATGACCCACATTATTGAAAGCCAGGTGGAGCGTTTTGCCCCCGGTTTTAAACAATGTATTATTGCCCGCAGCACCATGAATACCCGGCAAATGGAAGAATACAACCCCAATTATATGGGTGGCGATATTAATGGCGGACAGTTAGATATTGCACAACTGTTTACCAGGCCGGCATTGAGGTGGTCGCCTTATCGAACATCGGCTAAGGGGGTATACATTTGTTCGTCGTCAACGCCGCCGGGTGGCGGTGTACATGGTATGTGCGGTTACTATGCTGCAAAGCGGGCTTTAAAAGAAGTATTTGGGATACGAATCAACACCTTAAATTAG
- a CDS encoding DUF4350 domain-containing protein gives MKTTLIYSLALSSALFVFEANAQTVTLDYYFNHEAHKDSKGEPERFHYLWEETDNNGYSILGENFKSQGFKLKSLENAPTATNLKGTSVYIIVDPDSKKESPNPNYIQPTDVKNIAAWVKQGGILVMFANDSANVELPHFNKLANTFGFNFNNDLQNHVVDDNHFEDGGIIIKNNPVFKTAGKIYMKDVCSISTTGNAKPVLKNAAGATLIATAQYGKGTAIAIADPWLYNEYTNGRLPAKYGFENDKAAQDLVAWLKRLTAE, from the coding sequence ATGAAAACAACTTTAATTTACAGCTTGGCGCTCTCATCAGCATTGTTTGTTTTTGAGGCCAACGCCCAAACGGTTACCCTGGATTATTATTTTAATCACGAAGCTCATAAAGACAGCAAAGGTGAGCCCGAACGTTTCCACTATTTGTGGGAAGAAACCGACAATAACGGTTACTCTATTTTAGGCGAAAACTTCAAGTCTCAGGGATTTAAGCTAAAATCACTCGAAAATGCACCTACAGCAACAAACCTTAAAGGCACCAGTGTTTACATCATCGTTGACCCCGACAGTAAAAAAGAAAGTCCCAACCCTAACTATATCCAGCCCACAGATGTAAAAAACATTGCTGCTTGGGTAAAGCAGGGTGGCATATTGGTCATGTTTGCTAATGACAGTGCTAACGTTGAGTTGCCTCATTTTAATAAGCTGGCTAACACCTTTGGTTTTAACTTCAATAACGATTTACAGAACCATGTGGTAGACGATAACCATTTTGAAGATGGAGGTATTATCATCAAAAACAATCCGGTGTTTAAAACCGCAGGTAAAATTTACATGAAAGATGTGTGCTCCATCAGCACCACCGGCAATGCCAAACCTGTTTTAAAAAATGCTGCCGGGGCTACCCTGATTGCAACAGCCCAATACGGTAAAGGAACTGCCATAGCCATTGCCGACCCTTGGTTGTATAACGAATATACCAACGGCCGCCTGCCTGCTAAATACGGTTTTGAAAATGACAAGGCTGCACAAGATTTAGTAGCTTGGCTTAAACGTTTAACAGCAGAATAA